The Candidatus Neomarinimicrobiota bacterium genome includes the window AAATCCCGTCAAAGACGGATCATCCGGTGTGGAATAAGCCTTATCAGAGGCAAAAGCAAAACGGATCATCACATTGGATGATTTATAGGCGGAGAGGTCAAATTCCACGGGGACCCATCCGTTGCTGGAACCGGCCCAACCGGCGATACCGGGACCCATCTTCCAGCCCTGATCGGGATGACCGAAACTCCACAGGCTTTCACAGGTGTAGGCTGGTGTTACAGGCTCCAGAACCTGCCAGGTGGCACCGCTATCAATCGATATCCATACATTGAGTCCATCCCAGCCGTCATAATCCGGATCATCGTTACCGGGTGCTTCCACATCCCATTTCCCCATAAACGTGAGTTTTGGGGTTGTGGTTGCGCTTAAATCCACGGAAGGAACATACAGGTACTGGAGAACACCATCTGTATACCCTCCAACGGTTTCGTCACCACACCACCAGGATGTGCCTTCATAGGCGTTAAAAGAGCTCACATGAAAATAGGGATCTGCGTTTTTACCACCGTAGATGAGTGAATAAAATTCTGCTACGTCACTGCTGATATTGGTGAATGTAATGGTATCACTCAACACATCCCCCACCGTCATATCGAGTTCAATTTCGTTTTCCGAAATTGCCAGAGCGTCTTCCGTCATACCGTTGTATACATACACGCCATTATATCCAAATTCCATATCATCCCAGGTGATGCGGAAATAACCGTCTTCCCCCCAGTTGGGGCCCCAACTGTTTTTCACAATCCAGTACTGTTCGGCATCATCCCAGCCGACAATCACCACGGCATGGCCTCCTTCATTGGTTTCGGAGACCCGTTTGTACACACCGCTCGTGTAATTATAAAAATCCGAATAGACCTGCATAGATACACTGAGGGGATGCTGATAAACCGCCTGTTTGATGTTGTCGATCAAGGGTTTTGAACCGGTCACATAGCCCCATCCCGGAAAGGTGAGAGCTTCACTTTGCCAATCCTCACAGGCATTGCTGCAGGGTGAATCATCGGCTTTATAGGGGAAACAGCTTTCAGAGGGAACTCCTCCCACATCCAGAATAAAATCAAGAGTATATCCCGTAAAGTACCCCTCGTTAGCCGTTGCTTCATCGTTGCAGGATATAAGAAACTGTTCTGAAAGGTCGATCATGGTGTCGGGATCGTTGGTTGTAATCCGATACCAGGATTCCAACTGACCTGCCGCCGAAAAGGCCCAGCAGCTACCTGCAGGATTCTGGTTCTTAACGGGTGTTACCCAGTTCCCGTTGTTATCCCGCCAGTCAAAATGAGACGGGAGATTTTCCACCTCAGGCAGATCTATTATTTGATCATCGATATTTTTTTCCCGCGGACCTGTTTCTCCCAGGAGTTGCCGTCGGGCTTCAGGACTCATTTTCGAGATTTCCGTTTCGCCGGCTTTCCAGTTGTAACCTGCTTCATCAATCGCTTTCTGAATTGCTTCCACAGACATTCCCTGTCCAAAAGCCAGGGACGTAAGGACCACAAGAAGCATGAAGGGTACAAAATGCCGGAAACTTGTGGAGTGCTTCATCGTTTCACCTCGTGTATTATCTTGGATACTTTGAGAATGTAAAAATTTTATACCGTGTTTGTCATCTTAAAAAGCGTTCAACTGTTTCAATTCATGCTTTTAGTGGGATAAACCCTGAAAAAATGATAATTTCCGGCAAATTGACAGGAGAAATCTATGGCAGCAACCGTTGCAATTGTGGGACGGCCGAATGTGGGAAAATCAACGCTTTTCAACCGGATTCTTCAGGAACGGAAGGCGATTGTGGATAAAACAGACGGGGTAACCCGGGACAGGGTCTACGCAAATGTGGAGTGGAGCGGAAAACATTTCACTCTGATCGATACGGGGGGGATTATGATTCATCCCAAAGATCAGATTGAAAACAACATCCGCAAACAGGCCCTCATCGCCATTGAAGAAGCGGATCTTATCCTCTTTTTGCTGGACGGCCCCACAGGAATTACTCATATAGACCATGAAATCGCACAGATTTTAAAACGTTCCGACAAAAAAATCCTACCGGTCGTAAATAAAATTGACGATGCAAAACATGAATCCATGATTTGGGAATTTCACAATCTCGGACTGGGTGAACCGCTCATGGTCAGTGCCCTTCTGGGTCGGGCAACCGGTGATGTACTGGATGAAGTGATCAAACATCTTCCTGATGAACTGCCCAGACAGGATCATGAACCGGATATCAAATTAGCCCTTCTGGGAATGCCTAATGCGGGAAAATCCACCATGGCCAACGCTTTTTTGGGCATGGAACGACACATTGTCACCGACATCCCCGGTACCACGCGTGACAGTGTTGACAGCACGTTCAAATATCACGGGAAATTGATACAGATTGTGGATACGGCAGGACTCCGGAAACGGACCCGCATCAGTGATTCCATTGAATATTACAGTCTGGTCCGCTCCAAAAAAACCATTGAGCACAGTGATGTCTGTATACTGATTGTGGATATTTCCAAAGGATTTTCCCGGCAGGATGTGCAGATTATCCGGGAAATTCAGGAACGGGGAAAGGGACTGGTTATTGCCCTGAACAAGTGGGATTTGATTGAAAAAGAGACCAACACGGCAGCGATGTATATAAAATCTCTCCATTTTGAATATCCCGTCTTAAAACATTACCCGATCTTTTTTATCTCTGCCCTGGAACGGAAGCGCCTGCTGAAGGTTCTGGATGAAGCCCTGGCCGTCAGGGAACGGTTAAATATCCGAATTCCCACATCGAATCTGAATGATGTCTTTGGCCGCATCATTGCCGGCAATCCGCCGCCGTCCGTCCGGAGTAAATACGGAAAAATCAAATATATCGCCCAGGTCCGTACCCGTCCTCCCCACATCGTTTTCTTTTGCAATGAGCCTTCCTGGATACAGGATCATTACAAACGCTTTCTGGAATCCAAACTCCGGGAGCTGTATGATCTCTCCGGCGTCCCCCTGAAGGTATCCTTTAAAAAGAAGTAATGCGGTACATCAGTAAACTTATCTTGATTTTTCTTCTGGCAGCGGCCCTCTACGGCGGTCCGGGACGATTGATTCCTCCTGCAAAAAGCGGTGTGAATCTGCGGCCGGACGGACTGAATCAGACATACAATTCACCGGCAGGACTTTTTGTCCTTCATTACACAAACACCGGAAACGACTCAGTACCCCAGGTTTACTCTACAGATACGGGTGTGCCGGATTATATACTCTACGCTGCCACTTACCTGGAAAGAGGTTACCGTTTGCTCAAAGATACTCTTAATTTGCCCTTGCCTCCGGTGGATGATATCCGGAATCCGGAAATTGATATCTACTTTCGCCACCTGGGGTATGGGGTATATGGGCAGACAACAGCAGAACTGTCTAAAGCATTGCCGGGACGCCCCAAAGCTTATACCGCTTTCTCAGAAATTCACCACACACTCACAGGTCCCGGATTTTTTACCGAGGGACTTGATGCTCTGAAAGTGACCTGCGTACACGAGCTTTTTCATGTATTTCAGGTGGGAATCGGCATCTGGAATTTAAACGAGGACATGTGGTTTTATGAAACCTCGGCCACTTGGATTGAAGAGCTTGCCTATCCGGATGTCAATGACTATTTCCAATATGTTGACCGGTATGTGAATAATTGGGGAAAATCTATCCATGATTACATATACGATAATGTCACCTGGCTCATCTTTTTAAATAACATTTACAAAGGAGAGGCTTCATCTGCCATCTGGAACGCCATTGCGGAACAATCTGTATGGCCTTCCATCACCGATTTTCTGATGGAAAAAAACAGTTCGCAGGGCTGGGCCGGTCATTTGGCTGCATGGGGCATGGAACATCTGTATGCCGATTATCTTCCCGAGTTATCTCACTTTGAGGATGGCGAAGCTTATTCCCCGCTCCTTTTCCCTGCAGGCAGTTTCAGAGCTTATTCCGTGATTGATTCGTTTACAATAGTGACCTATGGGGAGCCCTTCAGTTCTAGTTTCTACAAAATCCAGCATATTACAACACCCAGCATTCAACTGAGAATACTGAGTCCGGGAAACGTCTCGGGAAAAGCCTGGAGCTCCGGATCACACACCCGGTCGGTGGATCTTTCCCGGGAGTTTACAACTATCAGCGGTGCCGGTGAACCATGGGATCTGCTGATTGCCCTGGGAACGGATGAGGCTTACACGATCGGTGAACCTCTGCGAATTACCCTTGATATCCGGGAAGGAGAATCCTCCCTGTTATCCCTTTACCCCAATCCTGTCACAGATTCCCGGTTTGTGACAATCCGCTATCATCTCAAAGACGATTCTGAAAAAGGTATCCTGGATATGTATGATATTCTGGGACGGGAAATAAACAGTCTGAAGCTTTATCCGGAGGAAACCCGTGCCGGACTTCACACTGTGACAAGAAACATTCCGGAGACTCTTGCATCCGGTGTATATATCATGGTATTACGCTTTGACAATCATACTTTCCCGGCAAAAGTCACGCTGCTGAAATGAAATTCAAAACCATTAAAAAAAAAGTCCACACAAAATTCACGGAAAAGGGCAGCAAATTTATAGGACACGCTTTCCCCGTTTCATCGGAGGACGAGGCAGAAAGGGTTTTAAAAGAAGTCCGGAAAACGTATTACGATGCAACCCATAACTGTTATGCCTGGCGTGTGGGGACGGGCAAAGATGAGCTTTTTCGGTACAGTGATGACGGAGAGCCGTCGGGTACGGCGGGAAAACCTATTTTTGATATGCTGGATAAACACGGAGTCACCAACCTTCTTGTGGTGGTAACCCGGTATTTCGGCGGGACTAAATTAGGGACTGGCGGATTGGTGAAAGCCTATTCACAGTCGGCGGATCTCACCTTATCTGAAGCCCGGATCATCACCCGGGAAATTGGAATAAAAGCTCAAATTACCTGCACATACGAGGAACATCCCCACATCATGCGGATACTGAGCACATATCCTGT containing:
- a CDS encoding T9SS type A sorting domain-containing protein, producing MKHSTSFRHFVPFMLLVVLTSLAFGQGMSVEAIQKAIDEAGYNWKAGETEISKMSPEARRQLLGETGPREKNIDDQIIDLPEVENLPSHFDWRDNNGNWVTPVKNQNPAGSCWAFSAAGQLESWYRITTNDPDTMIDLSEQFLISCNDEATANEGYFTGYTLDFILDVGGVPSESCFPYKADDSPCSNACEDWQSEALTFPGWGYVTGSKPLIDNIKQAVYQHPLSVSMQVYSDFYNYTSGVYKRVSETNEGGHAVVIVGWDDAEQYWIVKNSWGPNWGEDGYFRITWDDMEFGYNGVYVYNGMTEDALAISENEIELDMTVGDVLSDTITFTNISSDVAEFYSLIYGGKNADPYFHVSSFNAYEGTSWWCGDETVGGYTDGVLQYLYVPSVDLSATTTPKLTFMGKWDVEAPGNDDPDYDGWDGLNVWISIDSGATWQVLEPVTPAYTCESLWSFGHPDQGWKMGPGIAGWAGSSNGWVPVEFDLSAYKSSNVMIRFAFASDKAYSTPDDPSLTGFLVDNIEISDGRNTLLINTGEEAEGFVPKGFAGTMIEVNWITAQGANGVLYPGESRDVILTVDSRGLKAGVYNGQIEVLLNDSLNFYRAVNLNINMIEPPHDIFVEDLSLPGEELSILFPITIGTVVSNIGLNTETDMSMVCYATKAGEPFYADTSTLASIAPGESQVVTFKPITPMETGVLDFIVYPLDLTEDYNDYNDTLKTTVRVGNLVDDFETVKTFWDTVGGWGTTRTFPAHEGYWTAHVNGGTSPYFPNMDATLTFKPGFDLSMTDVVALKYWAWYVTEAGQDILYVEASTDSVNWIVEDSLSGIDNNWKERAVNLDDYAGEKKVWIRFRFVSNDSNQLIGVLLDNVGIYLEHVSSVDKSLASIPETWELDQNYPNPFNPETSIRYGVPEAGPVQLNIYNIRGEFVTSLVNRNHRAGWYQAVWNGQNQWGVPVSSGVYIYTLSTPSGMLKSHKMIYMK
- the der gene encoding ribosome biogenesis GTPase Der — translated: MAATVAIVGRPNVGKSTLFNRILQERKAIVDKTDGVTRDRVYANVEWSGKHFTLIDTGGIMIHPKDQIENNIRKQALIAIEEADLILFLLDGPTGITHIDHEIAQILKRSDKKILPVVNKIDDAKHESMIWEFHNLGLGEPLMVSALLGRATGDVLDEVIKHLPDELPRQDHEPDIKLALLGMPNAGKSTMANAFLGMERHIVTDIPGTTRDSVDSTFKYHGKLIQIVDTAGLRKRTRISDSIEYYSLVRSKKTIEHSDVCILIVDISKGFSRQDVQIIREIQERGKGLVIALNKWDLIEKETNTAAMYIKSLHFEYPVLKHYPIFFISALERKRLLKVLDEALAVRERLNIRIPTSNLNDVFGRIIAGNPPPSVRSKYGKIKYIAQVRTRPPHIVFFCNEPSWIQDHYKRFLESKLRELYDLSGVPLKVSFKKK
- a CDS encoding T9SS type A sorting domain-containing protein is translated as MRYISKLILIFLLAAALYGGPGRLIPPAKSGVNLRPDGLNQTYNSPAGLFVLHYTNTGNDSVPQVYSTDTGVPDYILYAATYLERGYRLLKDTLNLPLPPVDDIRNPEIDIYFRHLGYGVYGQTTAELSKALPGRPKAYTAFSEIHHTLTGPGFFTEGLDALKVTCVHELFHVFQVGIGIWNLNEDMWFYETSATWIEELAYPDVNDYFQYVDRYVNNWGKSIHDYIYDNVTWLIFLNNIYKGEASSAIWNAIAEQSVWPSITDFLMEKNSSQGWAGHLAAWGMEHLYADYLPELSHFEDGEAYSPLLFPAGSFRAYSVIDSFTIVTYGEPFSSSFYKIQHITTPSIQLRILSPGNVSGKAWSSGSHTRSVDLSREFTTISGAGEPWDLLIALGTDEAYTIGEPLRITLDIREGESSLLSLYPNPVTDSRFVTIRYHLKDDSEKGILDMYDILGREINSLKLYPEETRAGLHTVTRNIPETLASGVYIMVLRFDNHTFPAKVTLLK
- a CDS encoding YigZ family protein translates to MKFKTIKKKVHTKFTEKGSKFIGHAFPVSSEDEAERVLKEVRKTYYDATHNCYAWRVGTGKDELFRYSDDGEPSGTAGKPIFDMLDKHGVTNLLVVVTRYFGGTKLGTGGLVKAYSQSADLTLSEARIITREIGIKAQITCTYEEHPHIMRILSTYPVIRLNQEFTETVLITVEIDKTHLPNLQQDIINATAGKRDLLEIG